The Astyanax mexicanus isolate ESR-SI-001 chromosome 7, AstMex3_surface, whole genome shotgun sequence genome has a window encoding:
- the sar1ab gene encoding secretion associated, Ras related GTPase 1Ab, with protein sequence MSFLLDWFYKGFSGVLQLLGLYKKSGKLVLLGLDNAGKTTLLQMLKDDRLGQPVPTLHPTSEELTIAGMTFTTFDLGGHAQARRVWKNYLPAINGIVYIVDCADHERLLEAKNEFNALLTDETISNVPILILGNKIDRPEAISEDALRGMFGLYGHTTGKGNVSLKELNLRPMEVFMCSILKRQGYGEGFRWLSQYID encoded by the exons ATGTCTTTCCTATTGGACTGGTTCTACAAAGGATTCAGTGGTGTTTTACAGTTATTAG GACTTTACAAAAAGTCTGGGAAGCTGGTTTTGCTTGGTTTAGACAATGCAGGAAAAACAACATTACTACAAATGCTCAAAGATGACAGACTTGGACAGCCTGTTCCAACACTACATCCAA cttcagaagagctGACAATTGCTGGGATGACTTTTACAACATTTGACCTTGGAGGACACGCACAAG CAAGAAGAGTTTGGAAGAACTACTTACCAGCCATAAATGGAATAGTCTACATTGTGGACTGTGCCGACCATGAGCGTCTACTTGAggctaaaaatgaatttaat GCTCTGCTGACTGATGAGACCATCTCTAATGTGCCAATCCTTATTTTGGGAAATAAAATTGATCGACCTGAGGCAATCAGTGAAGATGCACTTAGGGGGATGTTTGGTCTTTATGGACACACTACAGGAAAG GGGAATGTGTCATTGAAAGAGCTGAACCTGAGGCCAATGGAAGTTTTCATGTGCAGCATATTAAAGAGGCAAGGATACGGGGAAGGTTTCAGATGGCTTTCTCAATACATTGATTGA
- the tysnd1 gene encoding peroxisomal leader peptide-processing protease — protein MSVEQSCCIVSVSESSSRQEQQNPLSCSGVILNDKSGIVLCSGTVFSPFLIDKECINQNVSILYASSFKNSMRVSVGRADVIANTTVKNEHPRLHQTAELLMMVNCVEFQKAFQKIFIEAEKWNFYSGGDEDADILIDSVFLSWFAVLKMSGLPTSTLDDTIPWIKSSSLRKGHSVLACGSPFGSFCPDLFMSTLSKGIVSNLAGEENALILTDARCLPGTEGGGLFVSDGDTPHLVGLITSPLCWKSNEWIGLALVCSFHLILKRILQAVTSHQSLRDISTHSSTHIHQVSSSSSLKLCNGNFLTVVLVDSGQLWGSGILLNPRLVLTCRHVVDGKAFLLVRVNVNERLLTLKGRVLFSTKASSPYDIAVVELQEPFADVVVPQLATRFQPGEDVVVLGYGALGKTCGPSMTSGILSRVITAKSRPVMLQTTCAVQCGASGGAVIRANTGELLGIVSSNTRDFAAKVTYPHLNFSIPVSVLEPLLDGFAETGNVAVFQALDSAEDEVRKVWRLQIPPSKL, from the exons ATGTCAGTGGAGCAGAGCTGCTGTATTGTCAGTGTTTCAGAGAGCAGCTCCAGACAGGAGCAGCAGAATCCACTGAGCTGCAGTGGAGTTATTTTAAACGATAAGTCCGGCATAGTGTTGTGCAGTGGAACAgtgttttctccttttttaatTGACAAGGAATGCATTAATCAAAATGTATCAATTCTGTATGCTAGCAGCTTTAAAAACAGCATGCGAGTTTCTGTAGGCCGAGCAGATGTGATAGCAAACACGACTGTAAAGAATGAACACCCCAGACTGCACCAAACTGCTGAGCTTCTGATGATGGTGAACTGCGTAGAGTTTCAAAAAGCTTTCCAAAAAATCTTCATAGAAGCAGAAAAGTGGAACTTCTACAGTGGTGGAGATGAAGATGCTGACATTCTCATTGACTCAGTTTTTCTAAGCTGGTTTGCTGTTCTGAAAATGTCCGGCTTGCCTACATCTACACTAGATGATACCATACCCTGGATCAAGAGTTCTTCCCTCAGAAAGGGGCATTCAGTCCTTGCCTGTGGATCTCCTTTTGGTTCCTTTTGTCCAGATCTTTTCATGAGCACTCTAAGCAAAGGCATTGTGAGTAATCTGGCCGGAGAAGAAAATGCATTGATATTGACCGATGCCCGCTGTCTGCCTGGCACAGAAGGAGGAGGCCTCTTTGTCAGTGATGGAGACACACCACATCTTGTAGGTCTCATCACTTCCCCACTATGCTGGAAGTCAAATGAATGGATTGGGCTGGCATTGGTGTGCTCTTTTCACTTAATTTTGAAACGCATACTACAGGCTGTAACTTCTCATCAATCACTGAGAGACATCTCAACACATTCATCCACTCACATCCATCAAGTATCTTCCAGTTCAAGTCTAAAGCTATGCAATGGGAATTTCCTCACAGTGGTTTTAGTTGACAGTGGCCAGCTGTGGGGCTCTGGAATTCTGTTGAACCCTCGTCTAGTTTTAACCTGCAGACATGTGGTCGATGGAAAAGCATTTCTTCTTGTCAGAGTCAATGTCAATGAGAG GCTTCTTACATTGAAAGGTCGGGTCCTCTTCTCTACAAAAGCATCATCTCCATATGACATTGCTGTGGTGGAGCTCCAGGAGCCATTTGCTGATGTTGTGGTTCCACAGTTAGCTACACGATTTCAGCCTG GTGAGGATGTGGTTGTCTTGGGTTATGGAGCTTTAGGTAAAACATGTGGCCCCTCAATGACTTCAGGGATCCTGTCCAGAGTCATCACAGCGAAAAGCAGGCCAGTGATGTTACAGACCACATGTGCAGTGCAGTGTGGAGCCAGTGGTGGGGCTGTTATACGTGCCAACACTGGGGAGCTGTTAG GTATCGTGTCCAGCAATACAAGAGACTTTGCAGCAAAGGTTACGTATCCCCACTTAAACTTCAGCATCCCAGTGTCTGTTCTGGAGCCACTACTGGACGGGTTTGCAGAGACAGGAAATGTTGCTGTGTTTCAGGCCTTGGACAGTGCAGAAGATGAGGTTAGGAAAGTGTGGAGACTTCAGATACCTCCAAGTAAACTGTGA